A stretch of the Hydra vulgaris chromosome 09, alternate assembly HydraT2T_AEP genome encodes the following:
- the LOC100208718 gene encoding malate dehydrogenase, cytoplasmic isoform X2, which translates to MVEPLRVCVTGAAGQIAYSLLYSLANGDVFGKAQPITLLLLDIPPMMQCVEGVVLELQDCSLPLLHDAIATSDPNVAFENIDVALLVGAMPRKEGMERSDLLKANAKIFEAQGKALDTYAKKTVKVLVVGNPANTNCLIAQRCAPSIPKENFSCLTRLDQNRAVSQVAMRLGVKTNVVKKVIIWGNHSSTQYPDVNHATVEINGHINPVKEAVKDDHWLEGDFLKVVQTRGAAIIKARKLSSAMSAAKAICDHMKTWWFGTADDDYCSMGVVSDGSYGIPEGIVYSFPLTIDSTHTYKIVQGLEINEFSREKMDISAVELCQERDDAFSFIQIQ; encoded by the exons ccAATCACCTTACTTCTTTTGGATATTCCTCCCATGATGCAGTGCGTTGAAGGAGTGGTGTTAGAGTTGCAAGATTGCTCTCTTCCACTTTTACATg ATGCTATTGCTACTTCTGACCCCAATGTTgcatttgaaaatattgatgTTGCTCTTCTTGTTGGAGCAATGCCTAGAAAAGAAGGCATGGAAAGAAGCGATCTGCTAAAGGCTAATGCAAAGATTTTTGAGGCTCAAGGGAAAGCATTAGATACTTATGCAAAGAAAACTGTCAAg GTTCTTGTAGTTGGTAACCCAGCTAATACTAATTGTCTGATTGCTCAACGATGTGCTCCATCGATTCCCAAAGAAAACTTTTCTTGTTTAACTAGACTTGATCAAAATCGTGCAGTGTCACAG GTTGCTATGAGATTAGGCGTAAAAACAAACGTTGTTAAGAAAGTCATAATATGGGGTAACCATTCATCAACCCAGTACCCAGACGTCAATCATGCTACTGTTGAAATAAATGGTCATATAAACCCTGTAAAAGAGGCTGTTAAAGATGACCATTGGCTTGAAGGAGATTTTCTGAAA gttGTACAAACTCGAGGAGCTGCCATTATTAAAGCTCGCAAACTTTCTAGTGCAATGTCTGCTGCCAAAGCAATTTGTGATCACATGAAAACATGGTGGTTTGGAACAGCTGATGATGATTATTGTAGCATGGGTGTTGTTTCGGATGGTTCTTATGGTATACCTGAAGGAATTGTTTACTCTTTCCCACTCACTATTGATAGCACTCATACTTACAAAATTGTTCAGGGTTTGGAAATAAATGAGTTTTCTCGTGAAAAGATGGATATCTCTGCAGTTGAACTTTGCCAAGAACGTGATGAtgcattttcttttattcaaatCCAGTGA